The Janthinobacterium lividum genome has a window encoding:
- a CDS encoding TonB-dependent receptor, with amino-acid sequence MQQLKRNTIALSLAHATFAQFILLGSGVAVAQDTTTTDTAKPAAEQMDRIVVTATRRNTFVQETPLAVTAFNQDTLQNNQVKDLASLATMVPSLVVEQHGDSGGVHVYMRGVGSANHTELGDPAVAFYVDGVYSPRPQGATALMYDLSHVEVARGPQGTLNGRNSTAGAVNLVSAAPSTAKFMGSAGITVGDKRHLQTQGMLNIPLSDDVALRIAAIKDSHDGTVDFRRGSNVMPGTAKYGAGDQMGVRASLLWKFTPQLRGTFIADYFLDQGAGNVYLAAEPKAGEKLRSALIDTPGTLDQSILTYKGKLNYKPTDALDFTYLGSWSRYKRQNSNDSDAGLFPGFKSENRTDWAQFDSYSHELQARSDDDAPFQWVAGLFLFNEKNKVRFDIDRSQISQAAVQQDIANGAVIFVQPTVGQYASAMSFIQGDRQLKSKAVFGQVSQQVTEQIKLTAGARYTKDHKFDVGGKNWACPNWPANTPLGTTVLTADQLRQLVTPGTGLANTHNIGPGGAITAATCGNTPGDNTADLKYGQATWLGRIEYKLRPDILLFGSVTTGFHSPAIGDGGATTKPEKLTSYEIGFKSDLLNRELTLNLDAFLMKYKDKLESQVVNSVLANFNAAGATVKGLEAEWVWRPTKVDRLTGNATWLKAVYDDFMSCDVDAARANGQSCGSTAPLVNVGGSTMKHAPKFSTTVQYEHDFTVAGGQLTPRASVHYETMSYVGAGAFNGDVPGHAGVKRQEAYTTLDLSLRFQPANKAYTVEAFVQNATDKAVKLDVNEICTDVGMPCQPTQQIYGAFYNAPRTFGARVSMKF; translated from the coding sequence ATGCAACAGCTCAAACGCAACACCATCGCTCTCAGCCTGGCGCATGCGACCTTCGCCCAGTTCATCTTGCTGGGCAGCGGTGTCGCCGTGGCGCAAGACACGACCACCACCGACACGGCAAAACCGGCAGCCGAGCAGATGGACCGCATCGTCGTCACGGCCACGCGCCGCAACACCTTCGTGCAGGAGACGCCGCTGGCCGTTACCGCCTTCAACCAGGACACCCTGCAAAACAACCAGGTCAAGGATCTGGCGTCGCTGGCGACCATGGTGCCGAGCCTCGTCGTCGAGCAGCATGGCGACTCGGGCGGCGTGCACGTCTACATGCGCGGCGTCGGTTCGGCCAACCACACGGAGCTGGGCGACCCGGCCGTCGCCTTTTATGTCGATGGCGTGTATTCGCCGCGTCCCCAGGGCGCCACGGCGCTGATGTATGACTTGTCCCACGTCGAGGTGGCGCGCGGACCGCAGGGCACCCTGAATGGCCGCAATTCGACGGCCGGCGCCGTCAACCTCGTGTCGGCCGCGCCGAGCACGGCCAAGTTCATGGGCTCGGCCGGCATCACGGTGGGCGACAAGCGCCATTTGCAGACGCAGGGCATGCTCAATATCCCGTTGTCCGACGACGTGGCGCTGCGTATCGCCGCCATCAAGGATAGCCACGACGGCACGGTGGACTTCCGCCGCGGTTCGAACGTCATGCCGGGCACGGCCAAGTATGGCGCCGGCGACCAGATGGGCGTGCGCGCGTCCCTGCTGTGGAAGTTCACGCCGCAGCTGCGCGGCACCTTCATCGCCGACTACTTCCTCGACCAGGGCGCCGGCAACGTCTACCTTGCGGCCGAGCCGAAAGCGGGCGAGAAGCTGCGCTCGGCCCTGATCGACACGCCGGGCACCCTGGACCAGTCGATTTTGACCTACAAGGGCAAGCTCAATTACAAGCCGACGGACGCGCTGGACTTCACTTACCTGGGCAGCTGGAGCCGCTACAAGCGCCAGAACAGCAACGATTCCGATGCGGGCCTGTTCCCGGGCTTCAAGTCGGAAAACCGTACCGACTGGGCGCAGTTCGACAGCTATTCGCACGAGCTGCAGGCGCGCTCGGACGACGATGCACCGTTCCAGTGGGTGGCCGGCCTGTTCCTGTTCAATGAAAAGAACAAGGTGCGCTTCGATATCGACCGCAGCCAGATTTCGCAGGCGGCCGTGCAGCAGGATATCGCCAACGGCGCCGTGATCTTCGTGCAGCCCACCGTGGGCCAGTACGCCTCGGCTATGTCCTTCATCCAGGGCGACCGCCAGCTCAAATCAAAGGCCGTGTTTGGCCAGGTCAGCCAGCAGGTGACGGAGCAGATCAAGCTGACGGCCGGCGCGCGCTACACGAAAGACCATAAATTCGATGTCGGCGGCAAGAACTGGGCCTGCCCGAACTGGCCCGCGAACACGCCGCTGGGCACCACGGTGCTCACTGCCGACCAGCTGCGCCAGCTGGTCACGCCCGGCACGGGCCTGGCCAACACGCACAATATCGGCCCCGGCGGCGCCATCACGGCGGCCACCTGCGGCAATACGCCGGGCGACAATACGGCCGACCTGAAATACGGCCAGGCCACCTGGCTGGGCCGCATCGAGTACAAGCTGCGCCCGGATATTTTGCTGTTCGGTTCCGTGACGACGGGCTTCCATTCGCCGGCCATCGGCGACGGCGGCGCCACCACCAAGCCGGAAAAACTGACCAGCTATGAAATCGGCTTCAAGTCGGACTTGCTGAACCGCGAACTGACCCTGAACCTCGATGCCTTCCTGATGAAGTACAAGGACAAGCTCGAATCGCAGGTGGTCAACAGCGTACTGGCCAACTTCAATGCGGCCGGCGCCACCGTCAAGGGGCTGGAAGCGGAATGGGTGTGGCGGCCAACGAAGGTCGATCGCCTGACGGGCAACGCCACCTGGTTGAAGGCTGTGTACGATGATTTCATGTCGTGCGACGTCGATGCTGCGCGCGCGAATGGCCAGTCTTGCGGCTCCACGGCGCCACTGGTGAACGTGGGCGGCAGCACCATGAAGCATGCGCCGAAGTTTTCCACGACCGTCCAGTACGAGCATGATTTCACTGTCGCCGGCGGCCAGCTCACGCCGCGCGCCTCGGTGCACTATGAAACCATGTCGTACGTGGGAGCGGGGGCGTTCAACGGCGACGTGCCGGGCCATGCGGGCGTCAAGCGCCAGGAAGCCTACACTACCCTGGACCTGAGCCTGCGCTTCCAGCCGGCGAACAAGGCCTATACGGTGGAAGCGTTCGTGCAGAACGCCACCGACAAGGCGGTCAAGCTAGACGTCAATGAAATCTGCACGGACGTGGGCATGCCATGCCAGCCCACGCAGCAGATCTACGGCGCCTTCTACAACGCGCCGCGCACGTTTGGCGCGCGCGTATCGATGAAGTTCTGA
- a CDS encoding GH1 family beta-glucosidase yields the protein MTTMHNDDTDTNFPANFTWGVATSAYQIEGAAAIDGRGPSIWDTFSHTDGKIIDGSNGDVACDHYHRYFDDVELIANLGVNAYRFSMSWSRVQPTGSGAWNEAGFDFYARLLDALAAKGLDAHLTLYHWDLPQALQDEGGWLNRATCYHFAAYAAEVARRFGHKVVSIATHNEPWCTAVLGHGTGQFAPGMADPAAAVQVSHHLLLSHGLAMQAMRAVNPPAKLGIVLNQWTATPATDSAQDRELAELEYARSVQWYMDAIFKGRYPALALKHVDASALAIFENDFTDIKQPIDFLGVNYYTRAFMSAETPPRKPECKLGVNDMGWETYPQGLTELLVGLHREYRLPPVYITENGMAVADKPVDGKIHDQARIEYVRLHLDALRAVIAQGIDVRGYFYWSLMDNFEWNSGYAKRFGMLYVDYATQQRSFKDSALWYRDFIAAQRASHAAVLVGEH from the coding sequence ATGACCACCATGCATAACGACGACACCGATACCAACTTTCCCGCCAACTTCACCTGGGGCGTGGCCACCAGCGCCTACCAGATCGAGGGCGCCGCCGCCATCGATGGCCGCGGCCCGTCCATCTGGGATACCTTCAGCCACACGGACGGCAAGATCATCGACGGCAGCAATGGCGACGTGGCCTGCGACCATTACCACCGCTACTTTGATGACGTGGAGCTGATCGCCAACCTGGGCGTAAACGCCTACCGCTTTTCCATGTCCTGGTCGAGGGTGCAGCCGACCGGTTCCGGCGCCTGGAACGAAGCGGGCTTCGATTTCTATGCGCGCCTGCTCGACGCCCTGGCCGCCAAGGGACTCGATGCCCATCTGACCCTGTACCACTGGGACTTGCCGCAAGCCTTGCAGGACGAGGGCGGCTGGCTCAATCGCGCCACCTGCTATCACTTCGCCGCCTATGCGGCCGAGGTGGCGCGCCGCTTCGGCCACAAGGTCGTCAGCATCGCCACGCACAATGAGCCGTGGTGCACGGCCGTGCTGGGCCACGGCACGGGCCAGTTCGCCCCCGGCATGGCCGACCCGGCCGCCGCCGTGCAAGTGTCGCACCATCTGCTGCTGTCGCACGGCCTGGCCATGCAAGCCATGCGCGCCGTCAATCCGCCCGCGAAGCTGGGTATCGTGCTCAATCAGTGGACGGCCACGCCGGCCACCGACAGCGCTCAGGACCGGGAGCTGGCCGAACTCGAATATGCGCGCTCGGTGCAGTGGTATATGGACGCCATCTTCAAGGGCCGCTATCCGGCCCTGGCCCTGAAACACGTCGACGCTTCAGCTTTAGCTATCTTTGAAAACGATTTCACAGATATTAAACAGCCCATCGATTTCCTCGGCGTGAACTACTACACGCGCGCTTTCATGAGCGCCGAGACGCCGCCGCGCAAGCCCGAATGCAAGCTGGGCGTCAACGACATGGGCTGGGAAACCTACCCGCAAGGCTTGACGGAGCTGCTCGTGGGCCTGCACCGCGAATACCGGCTGCCGCCCGTCTACATCACGGAAAACGGCATGGCAGTTGCCGACAAGCCCGTCGACGGCAAGATCCACGACCAGGCGCGCATCGAGTACGTGCGGCTGCACCTGGACGCCTTGCGCGCCGTGATCGCGCAGGGCATCGACGTGCGCGGTTATTTCTACTGGAGCCTGATGGACAACTTCGAGTGGAACTCCGGCTATGCCAAACGCTTCGGCATGCTGTACGTCGATTACGCCACGCAGCAGCGCAGCTTCAAGGACAGCGCCCTGTGGTACCGCGACTTCATCGCCGCGCAGCGCGCGTCCCACGCTGCCGTCCTGGTCGGGGAGCACTGA
- the ugpC gene encoding sn-glycerol-3-phosphate ABC transporter ATP-binding protein UgpC: MAAISLRGIRKTYGDGPEIVKGLDLDIHDGEFMVFVGPSGCGKSTLLRMIAGLEDISAGQLRIGDLLANDVAPAERGIAMVFQSYALYPHMTARDNMGFALKLAGKPEAEVRAAVGKVAEILQITHLLERKPKALSGGERQRVAIGRSIVRQPKVFLFDEPLSNLDASLRVQTRIELAKLHQELGTTMIYVTHDQVEAMTLGDRVAVFHGGHLEQVGAPLDLYRHPASQFVAGFIGALRMNFLPCAAVPALASELGGEAGMLVGIRPEHLRLVPRNEGYGASVTLIEQLGDAQIIHAMVDGGQHAVAIKLHGEARHTLAQGSAIGFAPEEGHAFLFDTAGRAVATH; the protein is encoded by the coding sequence ATGGCCGCCATTTCCCTGCGCGGCATCCGCAAGACCTACGGCGATGGCCCGGAAATCGTCAAGGGCCTGGACCTTGATATCCATGATGGCGAATTCATGGTCTTCGTCGGGCCGTCCGGCTGCGGTAAGTCGACCCTGCTGCGCATGATCGCGGGACTGGAAGACATCAGCGCGGGCCAGCTGCGCATCGGCGACTTGCTGGCCAACGACGTGGCGCCGGCCGAGCGGGGCATCGCCATGGTCTTCCAGAGCTACGCCCTGTATCCGCACATGACGGCGCGCGACAACATGGGCTTTGCCCTCAAATTGGCGGGCAAGCCGGAAGCGGAAGTGCGCGCCGCAGTCGGCAAGGTGGCCGAGATTTTGCAGATCACGCACCTGCTCGAGCGCAAGCCCAAGGCCTTGTCCGGCGGCGAACGCCAGCGCGTGGCCATCGGCCGCTCCATCGTGCGCCAACCCAAGGTGTTCCTGTTTGACGAGCCGCTGTCCAACCTCGACGCGTCGCTGCGCGTGCAGACGCGCATCGAGCTGGCCAAGCTGCACCAGGAACTGGGCACCACCATGATCTACGTCACCCACGACCAGGTCGAAGCCATGACCTTGGGCGACAGGGTGGCCGTTTTCCATGGCGGCCACCTGGAACAGGTGGGCGCGCCTCTGGACCTGTACCGCCACCCGGCCAGCCAGTTCGTGGCCGGCTTCATCGGCGCGCTGCGCATGAACTTTTTGCCGTGCGCCGCCGTCCCGGCGCTGGCCAGCGAGCTCGGTGGCGAGGCGGGCATGCTGGTCGGCATACGCCCCGAACACCTGCGCCTGGTGCCGCGCAATGAAGGCTATGGCGCCAGCGTGACCCTGATTGAACAGCTGGGCGACGCGCAGATCATCCACGCCATGGTCGACGGCGGCCAGCACGCGGTGGCCATCAAGCTGCACGGCGAGGCGCGCCACACGCTGGCGCAGGGCAGCGCCATCGGCTTCGCACCGGAAGAAGGCCATGCCTTTCTATTCGACACGGCCGGGCGCGCCGTGGCTACCCATTGA
- a CDS encoding sugar ABC transporter permease, producing MKKWAPYIFISPFFILFAVFSLFPLLFSIYLSFNQWEAASGVEAMQWVGLDNYKYALSDPWFLRSLGNTVWLALASGVPQHLVAIPLAAFIHNSFKRSRNLVIGIYFLPFITSSVAIAMVFNTLFSRDYGQINVLIQWCASLPLVGGLFPAESIDWLGSSLFIKPAVAFVIFWRYLGWNLVLYLSALQVIPKDLYEAATIDGASKRQQFWYITLPQLRPMIYLAVTLTIMGNLQLFEEPFVLVAESSGVSQSVMTTAIFVYKTAFSSGDFGTASAISWLLFLIIASTTWVNNRIFSRNERNERKEAR from the coding sequence ATGAAGAAGTGGGCGCCATACATTTTCATCAGCCCCTTCTTCATCCTGTTCGCCGTCTTCAGCCTGTTCCCGCTGCTGTTTTCCATCTACCTGTCGTTCAACCAATGGGAAGCGGCCAGCGGCGTGGAAGCCATGCAGTGGGTGGGACTGGATAACTACAAGTACGCCTTGAGCGATCCGTGGTTCCTGCGCTCGCTGGGCAATACCGTCTGGCTGGCGCTGGCCTCGGGCGTGCCGCAGCACCTGGTCGCCATTCCGCTGGCAGCCTTCATCCACAACAGTTTCAAACGCTCGCGCAACCTGGTGATCGGCATTTACTTTTTACCGTTCATCACCTCCAGCGTGGCCATCGCCATGGTCTTCAACACCCTGTTCTCGCGCGACTATGGCCAGATCAATGTGCTGATCCAGTGGTGCGCCAGCCTGCCGCTGGTGGGCGGTCTGTTCCCTGCCGAATCGATCGACTGGCTGGGCAGCTCGCTGTTCATCAAGCCGGCCGTCGCCTTCGTCATTTTCTGGCGCTACCTGGGCTGGAATCTGGTGCTGTATCTGTCCGCGTTGCAGGTCATCCCCAAGGATTTGTATGAAGCGGCTACCATCGATGGCGCCTCGAAGCGCCAGCAATTCTGGTACATCACCCTGCCGCAGCTGCGCCCGATGATCTACCTGGCCGTCACGCTCACCATCATGGGCAATCTGCAGCTGTTCGAGGAACCGTTCGTGCTGGTGGCCGAATCGAGCGGCGTGAGCCAATCGGTGATGACGACGGCCATCTTCGTCTACAAGACGGCGTTTTCCTCGGGCGACTTCGGCACGGCGTCGGCCATTTCCTGGCTGCTGTTCCTCATCATCGCCAGCACCACCTGGGTGAATAACCGCATCTTCAGCCGCAATGAACGTAACGAACGCAAGGAGGCCCGATGA
- a CDS encoding carbohydrate ABC transporter permease: MKTTRWTAYAMVAIGALIMVAPFYFMFVFATHTSAEIYSLPPPRWFGTALLNNIELLQERLPFWRNIGISLYVALMTTALTLFFCSLGGYAFAMYEFRFKRPLFTLVMASMIIPSFMNMIPTFMLMDFLGWLDQPRALYVPGAAGALGIFLMRQYIGTAIPKDLIEAARIDGCGEFAIYWRVVLPLIGPAMGTLGLITFINSWNNFITPLVVMRSVENYTIPLALRSMQAPNNTEWGALMTGAAIAVLPLLLMFFVASKRLIEGLTQGAVKG; encoded by the coding sequence ATGAAAACTACCCGCTGGACGGCCTACGCCATGGTGGCCATCGGCGCCCTGATCATGGTCGCGCCGTTCTACTTCATGTTCGTCTTCGCCACGCATACGAGCGCCGAGATCTACAGCCTGCCGCCGCCGCGCTGGTTCGGCACGGCCCTGCTGAACAACATCGAGCTGCTGCAGGAGCGCCTGCCGTTCTGGCGCAATATCGGCATCAGCCTGTACGTGGCCCTGATGACGACGGCATTGACCCTGTTCTTTTGTTCGCTGGGCGGCTATGCCTTCGCCATGTACGAATTCCGATTCAAGCGGCCCTTGTTTACCCTGGTGATGGCGTCGATGATCATCCCGTCTTTCATGAACATGATTCCGACCTTCATGCTGATGGATTTCCTCGGATGGCTGGACCAGCCGCGCGCCCTGTACGTGCCGGGAGCGGCCGGCGCGCTGGGCATTTTCCTGATGCGCCAGTACATCGGCACGGCGATTCCGAAGGACCTGATCGAGGCGGCGCGCATCGACGGCTGCGGCGAATTCGCCATCTACTGGCGCGTCGTGCTGCCGCTGATCGGCCCTGCCATGGGTACCCTGGGCCTGATCACCTTCATCAACTCGTGGAACAATTTCATCACGCCGCTGGTCGTCATGCGCTCGGTAGAGAACTACACGATCCCGCTGGCCCTGCGCAGCATGCAGGCGCCGAACAATACGGAGTGGGGCGCGCTGATGACGGGCGCCGCCATCGCCGTGCTGCCGCTGCTGCTGATGTTTTTTGTCGCCTCGAAGCGCCTGATCGAGGGCCTCACGCAAGGCGCCGTCAAAGGCTAG